The following coding sequences are from one Coffea arabica cultivar ET-39 chromosome 11e, Coffea Arabica ET-39 HiFi, whole genome shotgun sequence window:
- the LOC113718427 gene encoding uncharacterized protein codes for MRGHSILIASWALAVSIILNGRQLCSGCFLEEKHALLDFKASLNVTTNAHLILSSWTGKEGDGANDDCCTWERVKCSNITGRIDELHLSYLPENMYVDWTDRYVNMSTFIPLKDLRTLDLSYNYFNGEVTGCRNWAKLQNLESLYLDDNNFNNSIIPCITAITELKRLSLRDLGLEGSFPIEDFKRLEKLEFLDLRGNQFSGSISFKELKLENLKVLNLGYTKFNKLSDIEALTSLNALSLSRIGINDSSVLQGICSLKNLDELQLSDNKFYGPIPMCFRNLTSLRVLDLFNNILSGNIPAALITPLIHLEFLSLSGNPFGGSFSFSSLANHSKLQVFELGPLNNDSHVDTEDLALPPPFQLKALYLSGCNLNNQTRKIPSFLLYQKEMHVLDLSSNKLVGQIPTWLLQNNTNFEVLVLKDNSLTGPFLVDDSLEIGLRRLDLSNNDVSGKVPQNIGLSFPLLWYLNLSGNSFEANIPHSLGNLTRAISIDLSHNKFSGEVPGQIGTGCLALYMLALSYNNLHGNFPSGSTNLTSLEFLHLDNNHFIGSISHGLSRSPRLYLLDISNNSFQGKIPSWIGNFSSLEALDMSANLLEGSLPDAICKLRTLTFLDLSKNQLIGPLPACSELTSLKFIHLHHNMISGPISNMLSGSFNLMTLDLGYNKLSGGIPRYIGKLKELRVLLLGGNELLGHIPLHLCQLQNVTIMDLSQNKFSGPLPTCFNKISFGSGQFSKDAFFTYEPYGGGESFPEYPGSHFLDMTLGWSDYSITFSEQEKVIFTTKSRSERYAGNILNFMSGLDLSCNQLIGAIPPEFGDLRHIRALNLSHNYLQGSIPSRLSMLNQTESLDLSYNDLSGEIPSELASLTTLSTFNVSFNNLSGRVPDTWQFANFDESNYRGNPGLCGPLLERSCNPFAPHPENVGDQDIEVDGAIDVAAFAWSFFASYMVIVISLVVSFLRKNANMESVQLEHEKKMNWS; via the exons ATGCGCGGTCATTCCATTCTGATTGCCTCATGGGCTCTTGCTGTATCAATAATACTCAATGGAAGACAACTTTGCTCAGGTTGCTTTTTAGAAGAAAAACATGCTCTCTTGGACTTCAAAGCTTCCTTAAATGTGACTACAAATGCTCATCTTATCCTTTCTTCGTGGACTGGAAAAGAAGGTGATGGAGCAAATGATGATTGCTGCACCTGGGAACGGGTCAAGTGTAGTAATATTACTGGGAGAATTGATGAACTCCACCTTAGTTATTTGCCAGAGAATATGTATGTGGATTGGACCGATCGGTATGTAAACATGAGCACTTTCATACCTCTGAAGGACCTGCGAACTTTAGACTTGAGTTATAATTACTTCAATGGTGAAGTGACAG GCTGCAGGAATTGGGCTAAGTTGCAAAATCTCGAATCTTTGTACCTCGATGATAACAACTTCAACAATAGTATAATTCCATGTATAACTGCAATTACTGAACTTAAAAGGCTGTCTCTCCGTGATTTGGGTTTAGAGGGATCGTTTCCTATAGAAG ATTTCAAGCGTCTGGAAAAATTGGAGTTTCTTGACTTACGTGGTAATCAGTTTTCTGGTTCCATATCCTTTAAAG AATTGAAGCTGGAGAACTTGAAGGTACTCAATCTTGgatatacaaaatttaacaaactctcAGACATTGAGGCTTTAACTTCTCTCAATGCCTTATCTTTGAGCAGAATTGGTATTAATGATTCCTCCGTCCTTCAAG GAATTTGCAGTTTGAAGAATCTCGATGAACTTCAACTGAGTGACAATAAGTTTTACGGGCCTATTCCTATGTGCTTCAGAAACTTGACGTCTCTTCGAGTTCTTGATCTCTTCAACAATATTCTCAGCGGAAACATACCTGCAGCTCTTATTACTCCTCTCATACACCTTGAGTTTCTCTCCCTCTCTGGTAACCCGTTTGGAGGTTCTTTCTCTTTCAGTTCTTTGGCCAACCATTCGAAGCTTCAGGTGTTCGAACTTGGACCTTTGAACAATGATTCACATGTCGACACTGAGGATCTTGCTCTGCCCCCACCATTTCAGCTAAAGGCTCTCTATTTATCTGGCTGCAACTTGAATAATCAGACTCGAAAAATCCCAAGTTTCCTGCTCTATCAGAAAGAAATGCATGTTCTTGATCTTTCTTCCAATAAGTTAGTCGGCCAGATTCCTACTTGGCTTCTGCAAAATAATACAAACTTTGAAGTTCTTGTTCTAAAGGATAACTCTTTGACGGGTCCGTTTCTTGTGGATGATTCTCTGGAAATAGGTCTAAGGCGATTAGACCTCTCAAACAATGACGTCAGTGGTAAGGTTCCTCAAAATATCGGTTTATCTTTTCCATTGCTGTGGTACTTGAATTTGTCAGGAAATTCATTTGAAGCCAATATTCCCCACTCATTGGGAAACTTGACAAGGGCAATATCAATTGATTTGTCCCACAACAAGTTTTCAGGGGAGGTGCCAGGTCAAATTGGAACTGGATGTTTAGCTCTTTATATGTTGGCATTGTCTTATAATAATTTGCATGGCAATTTTCCTTCTGGGTCCACGAACTTAACAAGCCTAGAGTTCCTTCACTTGGATAATAACCATTTTATTGGGAGCATTTCACATGGATTATCTCGTTCTCCACGTTTATATTTGCTGGATATTTCAAACAATTCTTTTCAAGGCAAAATTCCCAGTTGGATTGGAAATTTTTCATCATTGGAGGCTCTTGACATGTCAGCCAACTTGCTAGAAGGTAGCTTACCAGATGCTATATGCAAACTTCGGACTCTTACATTTTTAGACCTCTCCAAAAATCAGTTGATCGGACCTTTACCAGCCTGCTCCGAGCTTACGTCATTGAAGTTCATCCACCTGCATCACAACATGATCTCAGGGCCCATCTCAAACATGCTGTCTGGGAGCTTCAATTTGATGACACTCGATTTGGGTTACAACAAGCTGTCTGGCGGTATACCACGCTATATTGGTAAACTTAAAGAGCTCAGGGTTCTTCTACTGGGGGGAAATGAATTGCTTGGTCATATTCCTTTGCACTTATGTCAGCTGCAGAATGTGACAATTATGGATCTTTCTCAGAATAAGTTTTCTGGGCCACTGCCTACATGCTTCAACAAAATTTCTTTTGGCAGCGGGCAGTTCTCCAAAGATGCATTTTTTACCTATGAACCGTATGGTGGGGGTGAATCCTTCCCCGAGTACCCTGGATCTCATTTTCTGGACATGACGTTAGGCTGGAGTGACTATTCTATAACTTTTTCCGAGCAAGAAAAAGTGATATTCACCACAAAAAGTAGAAGCGAACGCTATGCAGGGAATATATTAAATTTCATGTCTGGACTTGATTTGTCGTGTAACCAATTGATTGGAGCGATTCCTCCTGAATTTGGTGATCTCAGACATATCCGGGCATTAAATTTATCCCACAACTACTTGCAAGGATCCATTCCCTCAAGACTTTCCATGTTGAACCAAACAGAGAGCTTGGATCTTTCTTACAATGATTTGAGTGGTGAAATACCTTCAGAGCTAGCATCATTGACTACCTTGTCCACCTTCAATGTGTCATTCAATAACTTGTCTGGCAGGGTGCCTGATACATGGCAGTTTGCAAACTTTGACGAAAGCAATTATAGAGGAAATCCAGGTCTCTGTGGGCCATTGCTCGAGAGAAGTTGTAACCCCTTTGCTCCACACCCTGAAAATGTTGGTGATCAAGACATAGAAGTTGATGGTGCAATTGATGTGGCAGCATTCGCTTGGAGCTTTTTTGCTTCATATATGGTGATCGTGATTTCATTAGTG GTCTCGTTCCtcagaaaaaatgcaaacatgGAAAGTGTTCAATTGGAACATGAGAAGAAGATGAATTGGTCCTAG